In one window of Sinorhizobium chiapasense DNA:
- the cax gene encoding calcium/proton exchanger, with the protein MSNLKDRSSEALSRPAVGKAVLAEFRRTPLLALIVFVPVVILLEQTAPEAHTWLFLLSVAAIIPLAALLSRATESVAAKTGDTIGGLLNATLGNLTELVISLAALQAGQYLLVKASLAGAIVTNTLFMLGGAFLLGGFKHHLQEFNRVNARFQACLLFLATIAILVPSVISEVDRAPAAAFSQKLSLGLAILLIAVYGLGMLFSLRTHRELFAAVGHADEGEKPWPLFVGIIVLIAVTLLVALVSEIFVGSVQIAAEHLGMTPAFVGFIIVALVGGAAEMTTAFSAARANRLDLSVGIALGSAAQIALFVAPVLVLVSYFVGPEPMSLQFWPGAVAMMLVATMAATLLSNGGRAAWYMGVMALATYAIFGMTLFLLPPAAP; encoded by the coding sequence ATGAGCAATTTGAAGGACAGAAGCTCCGAGGCCCTGTCACGCCCTGCAGTCGGCAAGGCGGTCCTGGCGGAGTTTCGGCGAACGCCTCTCTTGGCGCTCATCGTGTTCGTGCCTGTCGTCATCCTTTTGGAGCAGACGGCGCCAGAGGCGCACACGTGGCTGTTTCTCCTGTCGGTGGCAGCGATCATCCCGCTCGCCGCACTGTTGAGCCGCGCGACCGAGTCAGTTGCGGCAAAAACCGGCGATACGATCGGAGGCCTGCTTAATGCCACTCTCGGTAACCTGACCGAGCTCGTGATTTCGCTCGCGGCCCTGCAAGCGGGCCAATACCTGCTGGTCAAGGCTTCGCTTGCCGGGGCGATCGTCACCAACACGCTTTTCATGCTGGGCGGCGCCTTCCTCTTAGGCGGCTTCAAACATCACCTGCAGGAATTCAACAGGGTGAACGCACGCTTCCAGGCTTGCCTGTTGTTCCTGGCGACGATCGCCATTCTGGTTCCCTCGGTGATCAGCGAAGTGGATCGGGCGCCAGCCGCCGCCTTCTCCCAGAAGCTGAGCCTGGGACTGGCGATCCTCCTGATCGCCGTTTACGGCCTGGGCATGCTGTTTTCGCTGAGGACACACCGGGAGCTTTTTGCCGCCGTCGGCCACGCGGACGAGGGTGAGAAACCATGGCCGCTTTTTGTGGGCATCATCGTCCTGATTGCCGTCACGCTCCTGGTCGCTCTCGTCAGCGAAATCTTCGTCGGTTCGGTGCAGATCGCCGCTGAGCACCTGGGGATGACGCCCGCTTTCGTGGGCTTCATCATTGTCGCCCTGGTGGGTGGCGCCGCGGAGATGACGACAGCCTTCTCTGCGGCGCGCGCCAATCGCCTCGATCTCAGCGTCGGCATCGCGCTCGGCAGTGCCGCGCAGATCGCGCTTTTTGTCGCACCGGTTCTGGTGCTCGTCAGCTACTTTGTCGGTCCCGAACCGATGTCCCTGCAGTTCTGGCCGGGCGCCGTCGCAATGATGCTCGTCGCGACGATGGCCGCCACGCTCCTTTCCAACGGCGGACGCGCGGCCTGGTACATGGGTGTCATGGCACTGGCGACATACGCCATCTTCGGAATGACGCTGTTTCTCTTGCCACCCGCGGCGCCGTGA
- a CDS encoding DUF2950 domain-containing protein codes for MTKLLHTLLLGSAVALASVLTIDATAAQAQQQQQPDEPQLPAGIDDYAAAEDPPVFDDPLKAVEAFKARLAANDFDGLAKLLGLDAAKVKTGEGAMETFALIREGAARNVVVRDLDGRKILEIGDRLWPLPFPITKGEDGKWAFDTYVGLEEIINRRVGENELEAIEAARAYVEAQKDYASQDRDADGVLEYAQKLISSPGQTDGLYWPAEQGDGESPVGDAISEAALEKAKAGEGYFGYRFRILTSQGDHIAGGKYDYTINGNMIGGFGLIAWPVSYAETGVKTFVVNQQGIVYERDLGASTDAIVPFIDRFDPDDKWSVVAD; via the coding sequence ATGACCAAGCTTTTGCACACACTTCTCCTCGGATCGGCGGTCGCGCTTGCGAGCGTCCTTACCATCGACGCCACCGCCGCGCAGGCGCAGCAACAGCAGCAACCGGACGAGCCACAGCTGCCGGCGGGGATAGACGACTACGCCGCGGCGGAGGACCCGCCGGTGTTCGACGATCCGCTGAAGGCGGTGGAGGCCTTCAAGGCGAGGCTGGCCGCCAACGATTTCGACGGCCTGGCAAAGCTGCTGGGCCTTGACGCCGCCAAGGTCAAGACGGGCGAGGGGGCGATGGAGACGTTCGCGCTCATTCGCGAGGGGGCGGCCCGCAATGTCGTCGTGCGCGATCTCGACGGACGGAAAATCCTCGAAATCGGCGATCGCCTCTGGCCGCTGCCGTTTCCGATCACCAAGGGCGAGGACGGCAAGTGGGCGTTCGACACCTATGTCGGGTTGGAGGAGATCATCAACCGCCGCGTCGGCGAGAACGAACTCGAGGCGATCGAAGCGGCGCGCGCCTATGTCGAGGCGCAGAAGGACTATGCCTCTCAGGACCGTGATGCGGACGGTGTCCTCGAATATGCCCAGAAGCTGATCAGCAGCCCGGGCCAGACCGACGGGCTCTACTGGCCGGCGGAGCAAGGCGACGGCGAAAGCCCGGTCGGCGACGCCATCAGCGAAGCGGCCTTGGAAAAGGCAAAGGCCGGCGAGGGCTATTTCGGCTATCGCTTCCGCATCCTGACGTCGCAGGGCGACCATATCGCCGGCGGCAAATACGACTATACCATCAACGGCAACATGATCGGCGGCTTCGGGCTGATCGCCTGGCCGGTCAGCTACGCCGAGACCGGCGTCAAGACCTTCGTCGTCAACCAGCAGGGCATCGTCTATGAACGCGATCTCGGTGCGAGCACCGACGCCATCGTGCCGTTCATCGACCGCTTCGACCCGGATGACAAGTGGAGCGTGGTTGCCGACTGA
- a CDS encoding pseudouridine synthase → MKQRHRSPKRNGSETKAEAGKRVTLARALSKLGYCSRTQAEKLINGGRVSVGGRTTTDLSRWVDIEADRIAVDGVTIAAEAKIYLMLNKPRGLVTTREDPEGRPTVYSCLNDADARFLSPVGRLDKASEGLLLFTNDTVLAQRLLDPETHLGKVYHVQVNGVFDDTAVAGMMEGVTEGGERLRANSVRRLRSGERNSWIEVELQEGRNRQIRRMLDVLGFECLRLVRVSIGEIKLGDLAKGEARPLTEAEIRYLRQRTGLDV, encoded by the coding sequence GTGAAGCAGCGGCACCGCTCGCCGAAGAGAAATGGCAGCGAAACGAAGGCCGAGGCCGGCAAGCGCGTAACGCTCGCGCGTGCGCTGTCCAAACTCGGCTATTGCTCACGCACGCAGGCCGAGAAGCTGATCAACGGCGGTCGCGTCAGCGTCGGCGGTCGAACGACGACGGATCTTTCACGCTGGGTCGACATCGAAGCCGACAGGATTGCCGTGGACGGCGTCACAATCGCGGCGGAGGCAAAAATCTACCTGATGCTGAACAAGCCGCGCGGACTTGTCACCACGCGCGAAGACCCGGAGGGGCGGCCGACAGTCTATAGTTGCCTCAACGACGCCGACGCGCGGTTCCTCTCACCGGTCGGCAGGCTCGACAAGGCGAGCGAGGGACTGCTGCTCTTCACCAACGACACCGTGCTGGCGCAGCGCCTGCTCGATCCCGAGACGCATCTTGGCAAGGTCTATCATGTCCAGGTGAACGGCGTCTTCGACGACACCGCGGTTGCCGGGATGATGGAGGGCGTCACCGAAGGTGGTGAACGGTTGCGGGCCAACAGTGTGCGCCGGCTGAGAAGCGGCGAGCGCAACAGCTGGATCGAGGTCGAGTTGCAGGAGGGACGCAATCGGCAGATCCGCCGCATGCTGGACGTGCTCGGCTTCGAGTGCCTGCGGCTCGTGCGTGTTTCGATCGGCGAGATAAAGCTCGGCGACCTGGCGAAGGGTGAAGCCCGGCCGCTAACCGAGGCCGAGATCCGATATCTCCGGCAGCGCACCGGGCTCGATGTTTGA
- a CDS encoding peroxiredoxin-like family protein, protein MSMSSLDRPLQPGDRVPNVVLDAISHEGKIALDDFRGRSPLLIGLFRGLHCPFCRRHVAAMAQLKPALGEKGVECLAVVNTPVERARLYFRYHPIPDLLAASDPERASHRAFGLREVGMETVMAIRIHLPGELPEPMDVMAMDEFLNKKEGYEITEADQQMMASGQGQLVGQFLIDRGGIVRWSFTEVLEGGLTTFKAPNPEELVSVASQVAH, encoded by the coding sequence ATGTCCATGAGCAGTCTCGATCGCCCGCTGCAACCGGGCGACCGGGTACCGAATGTTGTGCTCGATGCGATCTCGCACGAAGGTAAGATTGCGCTCGATGATTTTCGAGGTCGTAGTCCGCTATTGATCGGTCTGTTTCGAGGCCTGCATTGTCCGTTCTGCCGGCGCCATGTCGCGGCGATGGCACAGCTCAAGCCGGCCTTGGGTGAGAAAGGCGTCGAATGCCTGGCGGTGGTCAATACGCCGGTCGAGCGGGCGCGGCTCTATTTCCGTTACCATCCGATACCCGATCTTCTTGCTGCATCCGACCCGGAGCGGGCCTCTCACCGTGCTTTCGGCTTGCGCGAGGTCGGGATGGAAACGGTCATGGCGATACGGATCCATCTGCCGGGCGAGTTGCCCGAGCCTATGGACGTCATGGCAATGGACGAGTTTCTCAACAAGAAGGAAGGATATGAGATTACGGAGGCCGATCAGCAGATGATGGCTTCCGGCCAAGGGCAGCTTGTCGGTCAGTTCCTAATCGACCGGGGCGGCATCGTACGCTGGAGCTTCACAGAAGTTCTGGAGGGTGGCCTCACTACTTTCAAAGCACCGAATCCCGAGGAATTGGTGTCGGTAGCTTCCCAAGTCGCACATTAA
- a CDS encoding alpha/beta hydrolase, protein MYLRARGDSLGKAGRRAAGALVALAVLVGCGGHPKGVMTPVALTAPAKTSQVDMLVATTRQPSGNPATLFSGERNAALSLTDVAVSIPPDSQRKPGTVQWPRRLPPNPETDFAVTRVHELASRDEARAWFREHSVDGNILLFVHGFNNTYEDSVFRLAQIVHDSGAEATPMLFTWPSRARVFDYNYDKESTNYSRTALEDALRSLANAPNVNEVTILAHSMGTWLTMESLRQMGIRDGGIAPKIKNVILASPDIDLDVFAKQFVELGERRPKFTIFVSQDDRALAVSSFISGDVSRLGAIDPTAEPYRTQLERAGITAIDLTKVQSEDSLHHGKFAESPQIVQLIGQRIVNGQTLTDSKVTLGDSITAVVAGTAKNVGTVAAATISAPVKVLEQPTLPPRKRPKLDETLGSSAHAGAATN, encoded by the coding sequence ATGTATCTCCGCGCGCGCGGCGACAGCCTTGGGAAAGCTGGACGAAGAGCCGCCGGTGCGCTGGTGGCGCTCGCCGTCTTGGTCGGATGCGGAGGTCATCCAAAAGGCGTGATGACGCCGGTGGCGCTGACGGCGCCGGCAAAGACCTCGCAGGTCGATATGCTGGTCGCGACGACGCGGCAGCCTTCCGGGAATCCTGCAACCCTCTTTTCCGGCGAACGAAACGCAGCGCTTTCCTTGACGGACGTCGCGGTGTCGATCCCGCCGGATTCGCAACGCAAGCCTGGCACCGTGCAGTGGCCGCGCCGCTTGCCACCAAACCCGGAAACCGATTTCGCCGTGACGCGCGTGCACGAATTGGCGTCGCGCGACGAAGCGCGGGCCTGGTTCCGCGAGCATAGCGTCGACGGAAACATTCTCCTGTTCGTGCACGGGTTCAACAACACTTACGAGGATTCGGTCTTCCGGCTGGCGCAGATCGTCCATGATTCCGGCGCCGAGGCGACGCCGATGCTGTTCACCTGGCCGTCTCGCGCCCGTGTCTTCGACTACAACTACGACAAGGAGAGCACCAACTATTCGAGGACCGCGCTCGAAGATGCGCTGCGCTCGCTGGCGAACGCGCCCAATGTCAATGAGGTGACCATTCTCGCCCATTCGATGGGCACATGGCTGACGATGGAGTCGCTGCGGCAGATGGGCATTCGCGACGGCGGCATCGCGCCCAAGATCAAGAACGTGATCCTCGCATCGCCCGACATCGACCTCGATGTCTTCGCGAAGCAATTCGTCGAACTGGGTGAGCGGCGGCCGAAGTTCACGATCTTCGTATCGCAGGATGACCGGGCGCTCGCGGTCTCGAGCTTCATATCGGGCGACGTCTCGCGGCTCGGCGCGATCGATCCTACGGCAGAACCTTATCGCACGCAGCTTGAAAGGGCGGGCATCACCGCAATCGACCTCACCAAGGTCCAATCCGAGGATAGCCTGCACCACGGCAAGTTCGCCGAAAGTCCGCAGATCGTGCAACTGATCGGCCAGCGCATCGTCAATGGCCAGACGCTCACGGATTCCAAGGTCACCTTGGGCGATAGCATCACCGCGGTCGTTGCCGGTACCGCCAAGAATGTCGGCACCGTCGCGGCCGCGACCATCAGCGCACCCGTGAAAGTGCTCGAGCAGCCGACGCTGCCGCCCAGGAAGCGACCGAAGCTGGACGAAACGCTCGGAAGCAGCGCGCATGCCGGAGCGGCGACCAACTAG
- a CDS encoding AraC family transcriptional regulator, translating to MAFLHPDLRSSAHPVDMRAREGYASKMVQVYDHTSLSLAASSMVLDAERLDDASAVEPPAQFRTHGTDPLSDVLRTVKLTGALFFLVDASFPWGVVVPHAHAFSSVILPRAQHIVSYHIILKGSGWACIPNCTSTWFGAGDVLVLPHGDPYAMLSAPGQPPELDAQATMDFFRAMAAGRLPFVVKEGGGGEPRSEFVCGFLGCDTQPFNPVLSTLPRLLRIKRSYNGRQDLLSRLIDLTLAEAQLPRVGGESIRLRLSELVFVEVMRRYLETLPAQETGWLSGLRDPAIGKVLFMLHEQPAYPWTLNELANRACMSRAALAARFTHVVGHAPMQYLTLWRMQIAARLLADSSMKVATVGREIGYESEAAFSRAFKKRVGVSPATWRRSASREVGAGTT from the coding sequence ATGGCCTTCCTCCACCCTGATCTTCGTTCCTCGGCACATCCGGTGGATATGCGGGCGCGCGAAGGGTATGCTTCGAAGATGGTGCAGGTCTATGATCATACGTCTTTGTCGCTTGCTGCATCGTCCATGGTGCTCGATGCGGAGCGATTGGACGATGCTTCGGCGGTGGAGCCGCCTGCCCAGTTCAGGACGCATGGCACCGATCCGCTTTCGGACGTCCTGCGTACGGTCAAGCTGACGGGCGCTCTGTTCTTCCTGGTGGATGCGTCTTTCCCTTGGGGCGTGGTCGTGCCGCATGCGCACGCGTTTTCCTCCGTCATCTTGCCGCGCGCACAGCATATCGTGTCCTATCACATCATCCTGAAGGGCTCGGGCTGGGCTTGCATTCCGAACTGTACCTCCACGTGGTTCGGGGCCGGCGACGTGCTGGTGCTGCCGCATGGCGACCCCTATGCGATGCTCAGTGCGCCAGGCCAGCCGCCGGAACTCGACGCCCAAGCGACGATGGACTTCTTCCGCGCCATGGCAGCGGGCAGGTTGCCCTTCGTGGTGAAGGAAGGCGGCGGCGGCGAGCCACGTAGCGAGTTCGTCTGCGGCTTTCTTGGCTGCGACACGCAGCCTTTCAATCCCGTGCTTTCCACCTTGCCGCGCCTGTTGCGGATCAAGCGGTCCTACAACGGGCGCCAGGATCTTTTGAGCCGCCTCATCGACCTCACGCTTGCCGAAGCGCAGCTGCCTCGTGTTGGCGGCGAATCCATCCGGCTGAGACTGAGCGAGTTGGTTTTCGTCGAAGTGATGCGCCGATATCTGGAGACCTTGCCGGCCCAGGAGACCGGCTGGCTTTCAGGCCTGCGCGATCCTGCAATCGGCAAAGTCCTGTTCATGCTCCATGAACAGCCCGCATATCCGTGGACGCTGAACGAGTTGGCGAACCGTGCCTGCATGTCGCGGGCAGCACTTGCCGCACGCTTCACACATGTCGTTGGCCATGCCCCGATGCAGTATCTGACGCTCTGGCGCATGCAGATCGCCGCGCGCCTTCTTGCGGATAGCTCCATGAAAGTAGCCACCGTCGGCCGTGAGATCGGCTACGAATCCGAGGCGGCCTTCAGCCGGGCTTTCAAGAAGAGGGTCGGTGTATCACCGGCCACTTGGCGTCGGTCCGCGAGCCGAGAGGTGGGTGCCGGAACGACCTAG
- a CDS encoding class I SAM-dependent methyltransferase translates to MTTPEEVRSPAEIYDAHFVPALFARWGPIVTAAAGVKAGDRVLDVACGTGAATLAAADKAGPSGRVIGLDANPEMLAVARRKPTQIEWVQGTAEALPMSDDSFDAVVSQFGLMFFEDKPKALREMMRVLCRGDGMAVAVCDAVENSPGYCAFAKLLDRLFGREVGDAFRAPFALGDARRLHALCREAGIVSKVTQHHEIVSFNSIDALVSTERACVWTLGGVLDDDQFARLLVASRKELKPFVSGDGGIQFDMPSLIVSARKV, encoded by the coding sequence ATGACTACGCCTGAGGAAGTGCGCAGCCCGGCGGAGATCTACGATGCCCATTTCGTGCCGGCTCTGTTCGCGCGGTGGGGGCCGATTGTCACGGCTGCAGCCGGGGTGAAGGCCGGCGACCGCGTGCTTGACGTTGCTTGTGGCACTGGCGCAGCAACACTCGCCGCGGCTGATAAGGCCGGTCCGTCGGGACGCGTCATCGGGCTCGACGCTAACCCTGAGATGCTCGCGGTGGCCCGGCGAAAGCCGACGCAGATCGAATGGGTACAAGGAACGGCGGAGGCGCTGCCGATGTCGGACGACAGTTTCGATGCGGTCGTTAGCCAATTTGGCCTCATGTTCTTTGAGGACAAACCAAAGGCGCTGCGCGAAATGATGCGTGTCCTGTGCCGAGGAGATGGGATGGCGGTGGCCGTGTGCGACGCGGTCGAAAACTCTCCCGGCTACTGTGCCTTTGCAAAACTGTTGGACAGACTCTTCGGCCGAGAGGTTGGCGACGCCTTTCGCGCGCCTTTCGCGCTCGGCGATGCCCGGCGGCTGCACGCACTCTGCCGCGAGGCGGGCATCGTCAGCAAAGTCACTCAGCACCACGAGATTGTCAGCTTCAATTCGATCGACGCCTTGGTATCGACCGAGAGAGCCTGCGTGTGGACACTCGGTGGGGTGCTCGACGACGATCAGTTCGCACGCCTGCTGGTCGCGTCTCGGAAGGAGCTCAAGCCCTTCGTAAGCGGCGACGGCGGCATACAATTCGATATGCCCTCGCTCATCGTATCGGCGCGGAAGGTGTAG
- a CDS encoding potassium channel family protein produces MHTVHAPPDQGGFVIFRLSIACGLIAITVAIQALFMSTGLHALRRLEDNRKYFALRHPTMVTVAWIIYLIFPIIIDVFLWATFYSLAGALPTFEESMYFSTVTFTTVGYGDIVLGRDWRQVATFEAVNGWIIFGWATALMMAVIQRLYFRQEQG; encoded by the coding sequence ATGCACACCGTCCACGCTCCGCCCGACCAAGGAGGCTTCGTGATATTTCGGCTTTCCATTGCCTGTGGTCTGATCGCGATAACGGTCGCCATCCAGGCTCTATTCATGTCCACCGGACTGCATGCTTTGCGCCGGCTGGAAGACAATCGAAAATATTTCGCGCTTCGTCACCCGACCATGGTGACGGTAGCCTGGATCATATACTTGATCTTTCCGATTATTATCGACGTCTTCCTGTGGGCGACGTTCTACTCTCTCGCAGGCGCTTTACCGACGTTCGAAGAATCCATGTACTTCTCAACCGTTACGTTCACGACGGTCGGATACGGCGATATCGTTCTCGGCAGGGATTGGCGCCAGGTTGCCACGTTCGAGGCCGTCAATGGCTGGATCATCTTTGGCTGGGCGACGGCGCTGATGATGGCAGTGATCCAGCGCCTCTATTTTCGCCAAGAACAAGGCTAA
- a CDS encoding DUF3300 domain-containing protein, with translation MIKSILRGATAFAAISLLHIGGGPFLLTNAFAQQTAAAPAAPAEAAPEPLTDDELEVLVARIALYPDELVALISAASLYPLQIVEAERFLEARAKNPDLKPKDSWDGSVVSLLNYPEVVKMMSEDLEWTQSFGEAIANQQKDVLIAIQQLRDEAVAKDIIKTDDKVKVTEEGDNIVIQSANPETIYVPQYPPEMLYVPDYAPAPISYYEEPYPAYWYPGAAFFAGAITGAAFAAIVDWDDWGVWGGDWDGDIDVDCNKCFNNIDFDGKVNWNDIDWKNVDRSKINIDRDQFQKFDRTNIKNDIKARGDNNLRNRAAEINRDRPQARPGGGGGQLKDVRKSTLEGLKAQPRRDTAARPGGGQAVAKARADGAKPSVNRPKGQKPSVNRPAGKKKMASKAQNRPRKPSGLGNVNSGRREVASSRRGGHSMGGGHRGGGRPQMSRGGGGRPPMHRGGGGRGGGGRRR, from the coding sequence ATGATCAAGTCAATTCTGCGGGGCGCGACGGCCTTCGCGGCGATCTCGCTGCTGCATATCGGTGGCGGCCCCTTTCTCCTAACGAATGCCTTTGCCCAGCAGACGGCCGCCGCTCCTGCAGCGCCGGCCGAGGCCGCGCCCGAACCGCTGACGGACGACGAGCTCGAGGTGCTGGTTGCCCGCATAGCGCTCTATCCGGACGAGCTGGTGGCGCTGATATCCGCAGCATCGCTCTATCCCCTGCAGATCGTCGAGGCCGAGCGCTTTCTCGAGGCGCGCGCGAAAAATCCCGACCTGAAGCCGAAAGACAGCTGGGACGGCAGTGTTGTCTCGCTGCTGAACTATCCCGAGGTCGTCAAGATGATGAGCGAAGACCTCGAATGGACGCAGTCCTTCGGCGAGGCGATCGCCAATCAGCAGAAGGATGTGCTGATCGCTATCCAGCAATTACGCGACGAGGCGGTCGCCAAGGACATCATCAAGACGGACGACAAGGTAAAGGTCACCGAGGAGGGCGACAACATCGTCATCCAGTCGGCAAACCCGGAAACGATCTACGTGCCGCAGTATCCGCCTGAGATGCTTTACGTACCGGACTACGCGCCGGCGCCGATCAGCTATTACGAAGAACCTTATCCCGCTTACTGGTATCCCGGAGCGGCCTTCTTCGCGGGCGCCATCACCGGCGCGGCCTTCGCCGCCATCGTCGACTGGGACGATTGGGGTGTGTGGGGCGGCGACTGGGATGGCGACATCGATGTCGACTGCAACAAGTGCTTCAACAACATCGACTTCGACGGCAAGGTCAACTGGAACGACATCGACTGGAAAAATGTCGACCGCAGCAAGATCAACATCGATCGCGACCAGTTCCAGAAATTCGACCGCACCAACATCAAGAACGACATCAAGGCCAGGGGCGACAACAACCTCCGCAACCGCGCCGCCGAGATCAATCGCGACCGGCCGCAGGCGCGCCCGGGAGGCGGTGGCGGCCAGCTCAAGGACGTGCGCAAAAGCACCCTCGAGGGCTTGAAGGCGCAACCGAGACGGGATACCGCAGCACGTCCTGGCGGCGGACAGGCGGTAGCGAAAGCGAGGGCCGACGGCGCCAAACCAAGCGTCAACCGGCCGAAGGGCCAGAAACCTTCTGTCAACCGGCCGGCCGGCAAGAAGAAGATGGCCTCGAAGGCGCAGAACCGGCCGAGGAAGCCGTCCGGTCTCGGCAATGTCAATTCCGGCCGGCGCGAAGTGGCCTCCTCGCGGCGCGGCGGCCACAGCATGGGCGGCGGTCATCGCGGCGGCGGACGGCCGCAGATGAGCCGCGGTGGCGGCGGCAGGCCACCGATGCACCGTGGCGGCGGGGGTCGCGGCGGTGGTGGACGCAGGCGCTGA
- a CDS encoding MBL fold metallo-hydrolase — MSKSHTPWMGRRHFLVTAAAGALAVGGGTITPARPGQANTRTILKSANLEVLVMSDGYFVLPTGFLVDPEVPKSESEAVLKAAGQGGEQLQLPNNVTVIRKGSDVILVDTGSGPHHQPSAGKLAENLRAAGIQPAAITKVVLTHGHPDHLWGVLDADDNLIYPNAIYFVSAKELNVWADPDVLRNLPAVFPKELAAGVAKGAKNHISRIRDKVMMVREDDEIVSGVRAIDTPGHTPGHISVEVAGGDGFVIVGDALTHPLISFQYPSWRVPVDHEADRGIATRLRLLDQLATDRRRLIGAHLPFPGSGLVERKGGAYRFVAS; from the coding sequence ATGTCGAAGTCGCACACGCCTTGGATGGGCCGTCGTCACTTTCTTGTCACCGCTGCCGCAGGCGCGCTCGCAGTCGGTGGCGGCACCATCACTCCCGCCCGACCGGGACAGGCAAACACACGAACCATTCTCAAGTCTGCAAACCTCGAAGTGCTGGTGATGAGCGATGGATATTTCGTTCTGCCGACAGGATTCCTGGTCGATCCGGAGGTTCCGAAATCCGAGAGCGAGGCGGTGTTGAAAGCGGCCGGACAAGGTGGCGAACAGCTTCAGCTACCAAACAACGTCACAGTGATCCGCAAGGGATCGGATGTGATCCTGGTCGACACTGGCAGTGGTCCGCACCACCAGCCCTCGGCGGGCAAGCTCGCCGAAAATCTCAGGGCTGCCGGCATCCAGCCAGCCGCCATCACCAAGGTGGTGCTGACGCACGGCCATCCGGACCATCTTTGGGGCGTCCTCGATGCCGATGACAACCTGATCTATCCGAACGCAATCTATTTTGTTTCAGCTAAGGAACTGAACGTCTGGGCAGATCCGGATGTGCTGCGGAATTTGCCGGCCGTATTTCCGAAGGAGCTGGCCGCCGGGGTCGCCAAAGGTGCAAAGAACCACATCTCGCGGATCAGGGACAAGGTGATGATGGTGCGCGAGGATGATGAGATTGTCAGCGGCGTTCGCGCAATTGACACCCCAGGACATACGCCAGGTCACATCTCCGTGGAGGTCGCAGGCGGCGACGGCTTCGTCATTGTAGGGGACGCACTCACACATCCCCTGATTTCATTCCAGTACCCGTCGTGGAGGGTTCCGGTCGATCACGAGGCCGACCGCGGAATAGCGACCCGTCTGCGCCTCCTCGATCAGCTCGCTACAGACAGGCGGCGGCTCATCGGCGCTCATCTTCCCTTTCCGGGCAGCGGCCTCGTTGAGCGTAAGGGCGGCGCGTACCGCTTTGTCGCGAGCTGA
- a CDS encoding tripartite tricarboxylate transporter substrate-binding protein, with amino-acid sequence MKILQALLGAVAAVSLFAASASAQNYPERSITMVVPFSAGGPTDTVARLVAESMSKDLGQQIIVENVGGAGGTLGAGRVAQADPDGYTVLLHHIGMATSATLYRKLAYDTLNAFEYVGLVTEVPMTIVARKDFEPTDLKGLIDYVKANKDTVTVANAGIGAASHLCGMMFMSAIETQLTTVPYKGTGPAMTDLLGGQVDIMCDQTTNTTKQIQGGTIKAYAVTSPARLKIFPDLPTAVESGLADFQVGIWHGIYAPKGTPAEVTERLSKSLQLALKDENVVARFAELGTEPSSQADATPAALKAKLESEIARWKPVIEAAGQYAD; translated from the coding sequence ATGAAAATTCTGCAAGCGCTTCTGGGCGCTGTCGCCGCCGTTTCCCTGTTTGCCGCTTCGGCCAGCGCCCAAAATTATCCGGAGCGCTCGATCACGATGGTTGTGCCCTTCTCGGCCGGTGGCCCGACCGACACGGTCGCTCGCCTCGTCGCCGAATCCATGTCGAAGGATCTCGGCCAGCAGATCATCGTCGAGAACGTCGGTGGCGCCGGCGGCACGCTCGGCGCGGGCCGCGTCGCCCAGGCCGATCCGGACGGCTATACGGTGCTGCTCCACCATATCGGCATGGCGACCAGCGCCACGCTCTATCGCAAGCTTGCCTACGACACGCTGAACGCCTTCGAATATGTCGGCCTCGTCACCGAAGTGCCGATGACGATCGTCGCCCGCAAGGACTTCGAACCCACCGACCTCAAGGGGCTGATCGATTACGTCAAGGCCAACAAGGACACGGTGACGGTCGCCAATGCCGGCATCGGCGCGGCATCGCATCTCTGCGGCATGATGTTCATGAGCGCGATCGAGACCCAGCTCACCACCGTTCCGTACAAGGGCACCGGACCAGCCATGACCGACCTGCTCGGCGGCCAGGTCGACATCATGTGCGACCAGACGACGAACACCACGAAGCAGATCCAGGGCGGCACCATCAAGGCCTATGCCGTCACCTCGCCCGCCCGCCTCAAGATCTTCCCGGATCTGCCGACAGCGGTCGAGAGCGGCCTTGCCGATTTCCAGGTCGGTATCTGGCATGGCATTTATGCGCCGAAGGGTACGCCTGCCGAAGTGACCGAGCGCTTGTCGAAGTCGCTGCAACTGGCGCTCAAAGATGAGAACGTCGTTGCCCGCTTTGCCGAACTCGGTACCGAACCGTCGAGCCAAGCAGACGCGACGCCGGCGGCGCTGAAGGCCAAGCTCGAAAGCGAGATCGCCCGCTGGAAGCCGGTGATCGAGGCCGCCGGTCAGTACGCCGATTGA